A single Amia ocellicauda isolate fAmiCal2 chromosome 9, fAmiCal2.hap1, whole genome shotgun sequence DNA region contains:
- the LOC136758540 gene encoding torsin-1A: MAAFHLTVLLSFLLISPVCIRAFEPVTTTAASVALTYGLYKIYNIFSSEKCNQDWVTFSSTGLEADLEKKLFGQHVASKVILKAVTDFMEIKNPTKPLVLSLHGWTGTGKTFISQLIAKNIYRNGMKSSFVHMFVTTNHFPHPVEDQTYIAQLQQWIRGNVSSCPQSMFIFDEIDKMYPRLMDSIKPFLNGVSYHRAIFIFLSNAGGKEINDVTLRLLEEGKERTDIQLRDLMTSLTHNLSKNEKSGFWHSSLTGNNLVDFYIPFLPLEHKHVRMCVLAEMEARKLKLDEKLANDIANKLNYFPEKERMFSVTGCKAIGAKLIYYT; the protein is encoded by the exons atggcagcattCCATCTAACGGTGCtactttcctttcttttaaTATCGCCGGTGTGTATTCGTGCATTTGAACCCGTTACAACCACTGCTGCCAGTGTCGCACTGACATATGGactttataaaatatacaacATCTTCTCCAGCGAAAAATGTAATCAAGACTGGGTCACATTTAGTTCAACAG GTTTGGAGGCTGACCTTGAGAAGAAACTGTTTGGGCAGCATGTGGCTTCTAAGGTGATTCTTAAAGCAGTGACTGACTTCATGGAGATCAAAAACCCTACGAAGCCACTTGTCCTTTCTCTCCATGGGTGGACAGGAACGGGCAAGACCTTCATCAGCCAACTAATCGCTAAAAACATCTACAGGAATGGGATGAAGAGCAGCTTTGTGCACATGTTTGTGACCACTAATCACTTTCCTCACCCTGTTGAAGATCAAACCTATATC GCACAGTTGCAGCAGTGGATTCGAGGGAATGTGTCCAGTTGCCCTCAATCTATGTTTATATTTGATGAAATAGATAAAATGTATCCTAGACTTATGGACAGCATAAAGCCATTCTTGAATGGTGTCTCCTATCACCGAGCTATTTTCATCTTTCTGAG CAATGCAGGTGGAAAGGAAATCAATGACGTGACCCTGAGATTATTGGAAGAAGGCAAAGAGAGAACAGACATTCAGCTGAGAGACCTGATGACATCATTGACCCACAATCTCTCAAAAAACGAGAAAA GTGGATTTTGGCACTCCAGCCTAACTGGTAATAACCTGGTGGACTTCTACATTCCCTTCCTGCCCCTGGAGCATAAAcatgtgcgcatgtgtgtgttaGCCGAGATGGAGGCCCGCAAATTGAAGCTTGATGAGAAACTCGCTAACGACATTGCCAATAAGTTGAACTATTTCCCAGAGAAAGAGAGGATGTTCTCTGTCACGGGATGCAAAGCTATTGGTGCAAAACTAATTTATTACACATAG